The nucleotide sequence GCCCGAGCCGTAGCCGCGGTCATGAGTGCCATAGTTTCGGTCGTGGTTGCGAGACTGATCAGCGGCCGGGGAGCGGTTTGTGGATGCGGTTAGAGCAGTGGAGGCAGACTTGGATGCATTCAAGGCTTGTTCGGCTTTGCGAGTTTCCACTTGAATTACGCTGGAACGGGCAGAATAGAATGATGGGAGTGGATCTTGTTGTTGGAGTATAGTAGCAATGCCCTCATACTGTTCATTCAGCCCCGCAATTAACTGCAAAACCAATCGATCATTGTCAATCGGAGCATTCACATTCGCCAACTGATCGGCCAGGACTTTGAGTTCCTGGCAGTATGCGGATATATTGGGGAAGCCGTCCAAACGGGTGTTCGAGAACTTCTGCATCAGGTGAATGGCGCGGGAGCTTTTATTGTCTTGAAAAAGATCCTCGATAGCTTTCCAAGCATCGTGAGCGGTGGCGGTCTTGTTGATAATGGTGTGGAGGAGATCGTTGGAAATTGTACTGTATATCCATTGTAACACAATAGCATCAAGGCGTTCCCATTCAGCGGTCGGTTTTGTGGTGGAAGAAGATGTTTCAGTGGTGGTTTCGGATGCAGCAGGTTTGGGTGATAGATGATCAAAAACCAAGAAGGCTTTACAGTGTAGTTTAAAGAAAGTTGCCCAGGAATTGTACTGCGATGATTCGATTTCAAGGGTAACAGGTATGTAATTTTTGATGTGGGAGACGGTAGTGGCGGGGTGGAGTTTTGATTCCACGGTAATAGGGGTGTTAGTAGTGTTTGTCATGGTGAGAACAAGGAGGAAGATGAGGTGGGGAACAGCCGAAAAGAAGAACAGCCGTGAAGAAGAAGGCTGTGTCGTAGAAC is from Helianthus annuus cultivar XRQ/B chromosome 9, HanXRQr2.0-SUNRISE, whole genome shotgun sequence and encodes:
- the LOC110874848 gene encoding uncharacterized protein LOC110874848, producing the protein MTNTTNTPITVESKLHPATTVSHIKNYIPVTLEIESSQYNSWATFFKLHCKAFLVFDHLSPKPAASETTTETSSSTTKPTAEWERLDAIVLQWIYSTISNDLLHTIINKTATAHDAWKAIEDLFQDNKSSRAIHLMQKFSNTRLDGFPNISAYCQELKVLADQLANVNAPIDNDRLVLQLIAGLNEQYEGIATILQQQDPLPSFYSARSSVIQVETRKAEQALNASKSASTALTASTNRSPAADQSRNHDRNYGTHDRGYGSGRGRSGHWGRGRSSSGRGRFSSQYPWQPPSYYPWMNTWPTPPSNNQTPFYPWPVPPCPYPSTNRPNQTHTKSPGILGPRPNHQSNVAYTPTDIEQAMYTMSLQQPDPTQYMDTGATGNMTHEQGLQDSDPAPAMQQQR